In a single window of the Candidatus Melainabacteria bacterium genome:
- a CDS encoding RHS repeat protein has translation MKNSRFLFLLLSLLTVASVNIQALAFPGGLAGTQKGQTGGGPTIWNNQYHNGAGIVNGGDAPEDQGGRQKTENQRQKCEDKGLDEVSGGKTTIGDKQCNVPASAIRVNWPAGLREAYRRNAANSDGMLPTNSETQLYLANFVATLAAGVNAPDKQMHAAKSNLDSQAMEMANALADLEKQQAASAIDFCSSFLINFTTDGANKWNKLRDGIFVPMAVLLLLPGAMLTQVKSIMAAGNPVLGEANPFEGIQRAIIAIFLIPGTYLVINYSIDLNNSVTLSIADEYTQIFGTDMYRDAISFHIRAFPARQPGENRNALDQQTAKMGPLLNGTTAFARFEGMMIENKIEDPVAGIYLAPPDRADEALPAAVIAAKEMFNSTNATFMIAWNILCAFQMIYFYYLWFVGPITAALWAWPMKSLRGAFPSWCEGVITLGFWSLFWNTSILLMACFRGVDETGTLVITALNFLATSSVKYAFDFAGLAKAAGQEAANMAEKAMQAAQKGGGGGGKGGGGSKGHGHSAAGHRSRNAGAHGVEHADHEGSAPGSHIQLASYHGSAADSPAAFEGVQPASFSPSEFAVGNSLLHSASFTGSSLRSFNDGVNTLSTLPPSVLRDAGPSTGKADPDAPGRVVAEHTPPPTEDGVDVIPPADTINFNPLESSGRLTENSLTALAGFTTANAAGMHSTHIDGQAAVALMAQHGLSVSGDGSRFYAQNAAGENVQLQFDSNGRATLPDGTVVQASQTDAGTELSVFNNGTDNPATDNFLVQSLCEGELNVSHSDSSHTALDSITMSANAAGDIHAQAYDAAGRKTYGEDWNGNLLKTTNYDAHTQDVSGFSVVQPTANNGSLTNYYDRDSNALGATYSQFTDNGFVSAVYNADGQAVSYERDAFNADGTYSATSINFNDDGSVYNAQTNNFDSSGSLLSTTPLDARYAAAFDGDITNIGQISSMPQFNEVTSNMACPAGSTYAAQPGAEVITLGAARAADLAADESSRRAEMAAAAARSDDFRRSALESSSTVWTNNGAVVPDGNVFGHSAASGGQEVSVPPAGTRYEVSSESSNSWASTSSVAYSQNNEVGNSYATPVTTSSVEVVPPISFGSADNTSVSNYSRDQVDANSYSSSASNLSASTYSAGGSSSIVDASYAAGGPSYSTVQVDQDVNNVKASDAAHRIAFDASPTSYQAVDQSVDHSVSYNSNAAASFETTQPLHTQQVYCAQSSSSLMDQVSQARSENAFRAVEAHNMASEVRSQIVPDSQQSVISNAGLAQHVQSAQAQNQSEYYSAPAASSFAEPSRSIPVVNTSSVAERIAFDAAPNSYHPVDQSVEYNSSAVTHQHESASLMDQVVAARKESAVQTNDAYKSELRKELIPGSTAKEAPVQIWAAARTRQTSQPAQPPARKVENRSLNSLLDSKNSKRQLPPMEASTESVSDQAELVPPMQSTHAAEVPSFLGRLRDAVEPESVHSTNQSLEQQVINSSNRNLGGSAFSSALGRANAARISSGSSSSEHLNNALVGYHTINSLIQAGKVQEAQNVANCALNSLSQCNGADPQVVPLIQAFVQLFEQKNMPAHAAAFRAREQSVSNQLATVGSDFARNVWGS, from the coding sequence ATGAAGAATTCTAGATTCTTGTTTCTACTCTTGTCCTTACTTACCGTCGCTTCTGTAAATATCCAGGCTCTGGCGTTTCCCGGTGGTCTTGCCGGAACCCAGAAGGGTCAGACAGGTGGCGGACCGACCATCTGGAACAATCAGTATCACAACGGAGCTGGTATCGTTAATGGTGGCGATGCTCCGGAAGATCAAGGCGGACGTCAGAAGACTGAAAATCAACGCCAGAAGTGCGAAGACAAAGGTCTCGATGAGGTCAGCGGTGGCAAGACGACAATTGGCGACAAACAGTGCAATGTGCCCGCCAGCGCGATTCGGGTCAACTGGCCGGCAGGTTTGCGTGAAGCCTATAGACGTAACGCCGCCAACAGCGACGGTATGCTTCCTACAAATAGCGAGACACAGCTCTATCTGGCTAACTTCGTAGCCACGCTGGCTGCCGGTGTCAATGCCCCTGATAAGCAAATGCATGCCGCCAAGTCGAATCTTGATTCGCAAGCAATGGAAATGGCAAATGCTCTCGCCGATCTTGAGAAGCAACAAGCTGCATCAGCAATCGATTTTTGCTCCAGCTTTCTGATCAACTTCACTACAGACGGTGCAAACAAGTGGAACAAATTGCGTGACGGAATTTTCGTTCCGATGGCTGTTCTCCTCTTGCTGCCCGGGGCAATGTTGACGCAGGTCAAATCGATAATGGCTGCTGGTAATCCTGTGCTGGGAGAAGCCAATCCATTTGAAGGAATTCAGCGCGCCATCATCGCAATTTTTCTCATACCAGGCACATACCTCGTCATCAACTACAGCATCGATCTCAACAATTCGGTTACCCTCTCAATTGCAGATGAGTACACCCAGATCTTCGGCACCGACATGTATCGTGACGCCATATCTTTCCACATTCGCGCCTTCCCAGCCAGACAACCAGGCGAGAATCGCAATGCACTCGATCAGCAGACTGCAAAAATGGGACCTCTCTTGAACGGCACCACTGCATTTGCGCGTTTCGAAGGCATGATGATTGAAAACAAAATCGAAGATCCAGTTGCAGGTATCTATCTTGCTCCTCCAGATCGTGCAGACGAGGCGCTGCCTGCTGCTGTCATCGCTGCTAAGGAGATGTTCAACAGCACCAATGCTACTTTTATGATTGCCTGGAACATCCTTTGCGCCTTCCAGATGATCTATTTTTACTACCTCTGGTTTGTTGGACCAATTACAGCAGCGCTCTGGGCATGGCCTATGAAGAGTCTGCGCGGCGCATTTCCAAGCTGGTGCGAAGGTGTGATTACACTCGGATTCTGGTCGTTGTTCTGGAATACCTCGATCTTGCTCATGGCTTGCTTCAGAGGTGTAGACGAAACCGGCACTCTTGTTATCACTGCGCTGAATTTTCTGGCTACTTCATCTGTTAAATACGCCTTTGATTTTGCCGGACTGGCTAAGGCTGCCGGTCAGGAAGCTGCTAACATGGCTGAAAAGGCAATGCAGGCTGCCCAGAAAGGCGGCGGCGGTGGTGGCAAGGGCGGTGGCGGAAGCAAGGGGCACGGTCATTCGGCCGCCGGGCATCGCAGCCGTAACGCTGGTGCACATGGTGTTGAGCATGCCGATCACGAAGGTAGTGCTCCGGGAAGCCACATTCAACTCGCCTCTTATCATGGGTCTGCCGCTGATAGCCCGGCTGCATTCGAAGGAGTTCAGCCCGCCTCGTTTAGCCCATCTGAGTTTGCAGTGGGCAACAGCCTGCTGCACAGTGCATCTTTCACAGGATCGAGCCTGAGGTCCTTCAATGATGGTGTGAACACTCTGTCTACGCTTCCCCCCTCGGTCTTGAGAGACGCTGGTCCGTCAACCGGAAAAGCTGATCCTGATGCGCCCGGCCGTGTTGTAGCCGAGCACACGCCTCCCCCTACCGAAGATGGCGTTGATGTGATTCCGCCGGCCGATACAATCAACTTCAATCCACTAGAAAGTTCTGGTCGACTGACCGAAAATTCTCTGACAGCGCTTGCCGGCTTCACGACTGCAAATGCAGCCGGAATGCACAGCACCCACATCGATGGGCAGGCTGCTGTCGCACTCATGGCGCAGCATGGTTTGTCTGTCTCTGGCGATGGATCCCGATTCTATGCTCAGAACGCAGCCGGGGAAAACGTACAACTTCAGTTCGACTCTAACGGAAGAGCGACGTTGCCTGACGGTACAGTCGTACAAGCTTCCCAGACCGATGCCGGCACCGAATTGAGCGTCTTCAACAACGGCACCGATAACCCTGCCACCGACAACTTCCTGGTTCAGTCACTTTGTGAAGGCGAACTCAACGTCAGCCATTCTGATAGTTCACACACTGCGCTCGACAGTATTACGATGAGCGCAAACGCAGCCGGCGACATTCATGCTCAAGCATACGATGCTGCAGGCCGTAAGACATACGGAGAGGACTGGAACGGAAATCTTCTCAAGACGACAAACTACGATGCGCACACTCAAGATGTTTCCGGATTCAGTGTTGTTCAACCTACTGCCAATAACGGCAGCCTGACGAACTATTACGATCGCGACAGCAATGCTCTTGGTGCAACGTACTCGCAGTTCACCGACAACGGCTTCGTTTCTGCTGTTTATAACGCAGACGGGCAGGCCGTAAGCTACGAGCGCGATGCATTTAATGCGGACGGAACTTACTCTGCGACAAGTATCAATTTCAATGACGATGGTTCCGTTTATAACGCTCAGACTAATAACTTCGACAGCTCCGGATCGCTTCTGTCGACAACTCCATTAGATGCTCGATACGCAGCAGCATTCGACGGAGACATCACCAACATTGGTCAAATCAGTTCTATGCCGCAGTTCAATGAGGTGACAAGCAATATGGCTTGCCCTGCCGGCAGTACCTATGCAGCACAGCCTGGGGCGGAAGTGATCACGCTTGGTGCTGCCAGGGCAGCCGACCTCGCCGCGGACGAGTCCAGCAGGCGTGCTGAAATGGCTGCTGCCGCCGCACGTTCAGATGACTTCAGACGCTCGGCTCTGGAATCGTCGAGCACTGTCTGGACAAACAACGGAGCAGTTGTACCTGACGGCAACGTTTTCGGTCACTCCGCTGCTTCTGGTGGACAGGAAGTTTCAGTCCCTCCTGCTGGTACCAGATATGAAGTCTCAAGCGAATCATCTAATTCATGGGCATCGACGTCGTCAGTTGCTTACTCGCAAAACAACGAAGTTGGCAATTCCTATGCGACACCTGTAACTACAAGCTCAGTGGAAGTTGTGCCACCAATTTCATTTGGTTCTGCTGATAACACCAGTGTTTCAAACTACAGTCGCGATCAGGTCGATGCCAACTCTTATTCGTCCAGCGCCTCTAATCTTAGTGCGTCTACCTACAGTGCAGGCGGTTCTTCAAGCATAGTTGATGCATCATATGCAGCCGGAGGACCTTCCTACTCGACGGTGCAGGTAGATCAAGACGTCAACAATGTCAAAGCTTCGGATGCTGCTCACCGCATTGCTTTCGATGCCTCACCAACATCGTATCAGGCAGTTGACCAGTCGGTAGACCATTCCGTTTCCTACAATTCAAACGCCGCCGCTTCGTTTGAAACGACCCAACCACTGCACACGCAGCAGGTCTATTGCGCTCAATCATCGAGTTCGTTGATGGACCAGGTTTCTCAAGCGAGATCGGAAAACGCATTCCGCGCAGTAGAAGCACACAACATGGCTTCTGAAGTTCGTTCTCAGATTGTTCCTGATTCGCAGCAATCGGTAATCTCAAATGCCGGGCTCGCTCAGCATGTACAGTCGGCTCAAGCGCAGAATCAATCCGAATATTATTCAGCACCCGCCGCTTCTAGCTTTGCTGAGCCAAGCCGTTCTATTCCTGTCGTCAACACCTCCAGCGTCGCCGAACGCATTGCTTTCGACGCCGCTCCGAACAGCTACCATCCAGTCGATCAGTCAGTCGAGTACAATTCTTCAGCCGTTACCCATCAGCATGAATCAGCAAGTTTGATGGACCAGGTAGTAGCAGCTCGCAAAGAATCTGCTGTTCAAACAAATGACGCCTACAAGAGCGAATTGCGCAAAGAGCTCATTCCTGGCTCCACAGCTAAGGAAGCGCCGGTGCAAATTTGGGCTGCAGCGAGAACCCGTCAGACCTCTCAACCAGCACAACCGCCAGCTAGAAAAGTAGAAAATCGTTCGCTCAATTCTTTGTTGGACTCGAAAAACAGTAAGCGTCAGTTGCCTCCAATGGAAGCAAGCACGGAGTCGGTATCAGACCAGGCAGAGCTTGTTCCTCCTATGCAAAGCACGCACGCTGCCGAGGTCCCTTCGTTCCTGGGTCGTTTGCGAGACGCGGTTGAGCCTGAATCTGTGCATTCGACTAATCAGTCACTTGAACAACAGGTGATCAATTCCAGCAACCGCAATCTGGGTGGAAGCGCTTTCAGTTCGGCTCTTGGTCGTGCCAACGCCGCAAGAATTTCTTCCGGCTCCTCTTCCTCTGAGCACCTCAACAACGCTCTGGTTGGCTACCACACGATCAACTCGCTCATTCAGGCTGGAAAGGTTCAGGAGGCTCAGAATGTGGCAAACTGCGCACTGAATAGTCTGTCGCAGTGCAACGGAGCCGATCCGCAAGTGGTGCCACTGATTCAGGCTTTTGTTCAGCTCTTCGAACAGAAGAATATGCCTGCGCACGCTGCAGCTTTCCGAGCCAGAGAGCAGTCGGTTTCAAATCAGCTGGCTACGGTTGGTTCGGACTTTGCCCGCAATGTTTGGGGCAGCTAG
- a CDS encoding tetratricopeptide repeat protein: MHNRQLIALSALSSLAASLSVNCRPALADQSLALLDSAYRLHYQKKDDKAVEAVNKAVKMVPNQPLLLVARAEFLIRNNRYQEAVKDCDAAIKLDPKCGGAYSRRGFAYCQLGNLKAGIADLSRSIELSQIELNGWDSPFDYKNRAIAYRRLGNEKLAEKDEQMSQIYKAIERARGYRSRIQLGPAVSIMNDAVKLRPDDKYLRYFRGIATMNDGKLDTAIDDFTFVMKHDPGCLSVYYFRGDCYSRIHRMKDAIADYTKVLSKHPYVVAISDTAETGRCKGRELTYDEAIVSPADVYLLRAQQYNLLKQYDKALADFNKAIELSPSDARARMERANLYMEMKNIPMALKDCNEIIAQQPKEIPFYELRAKIFEANKQPDRALADLSKIIALSKTDPPAYLRRGQLYDRLGDYSKAIADYSVATDLNPSDDEAFRLRGSSYFKLGQYPKAISDYTEAISRNPRGNLQTYSLRAGAYDKIGKPDLAARDRKNVAEDQKQKPKVPSSVR, encoded by the coding sequence ATGCACAACAGACAGCTTATCGCGCTTTCGGCTCTTTCATCGCTCGCCGCGAGTTTATCTGTAAACTGTCGACCGGCTCTGGCAGATCAGTCGCTTGCTCTTCTGGACAGTGCTTACCGTCTGCATTATCAAAAGAAGGACGATAAAGCAGTCGAAGCTGTTAATAAGGCAGTCAAAATGGTCCCTAATCAGCCCTTACTCCTGGTGGCACGGGCTGAGTTTTTGATTCGCAACAACCGCTACCAGGAAGCAGTTAAGGATTGCGACGCGGCCATCAAGCTTGATCCCAAATGTGGTGGCGCCTATAGTCGACGTGGTTTCGCCTATTGCCAACTTGGCAATCTGAAGGCGGGAATAGCCGATTTGAGTCGTTCCATTGAGCTATCTCAAATTGAGTTGAACGGCTGGGATTCTCCCTTCGATTACAAGAATCGTGCCATTGCCTATCGTCGTCTGGGTAACGAAAAGCTTGCCGAGAAAGACGAGCAGATGTCGCAGATTTATAAGGCTATAGAACGCGCCCGCGGATATCGCTCGCGCATTCAGCTTGGCCCCGCTGTGTCGATAATGAATGATGCCGTCAAGCTAAGACCAGACGACAAGTATCTGCGGTATTTTCGTGGCATAGCAACAATGAATGACGGCAAACTTGACACCGCGATTGATGACTTTACCTTTGTCATGAAACATGATCCAGGTTGCTTATCCGTCTACTACTTTCGTGGCGACTGCTACTCGAGAATTCATCGCATGAAAGATGCAATCGCCGACTATACGAAAGTGCTGTCAAAGCATCCATATGTGGTGGCAATTTCGGATACTGCCGAGACGGGAAGGTGCAAGGGGCGTGAACTGACATATGACGAAGCGATTGTCTCGCCCGCTGATGTGTATCTGTTGCGAGCACAGCAGTACAATCTTTTGAAACAGTATGACAAAGCACTGGCTGATTTCAACAAGGCAATCGAACTTTCTCCTTCTGATGCCAGGGCACGGATGGAGCGCGCCAATTTGTATATGGAGATGAAAAACATTCCGATGGCGTTGAAAGACTGCAATGAGATAATCGCACAGCAGCCGAAAGAGATTCCATTCTATGAATTGAGAGCGAAGATTTTCGAAGCCAATAAACAGCCCGATCGAGCACTGGCTGATCTGAGCAAGATAATTGCTTTGAGCAAAACGGATCCGCCGGCATATCTGCGTCGTGGGCAACTATACGATCGTCTTGGCGATTATTCTAAAGCGATAGCAGATTATTCCGTGGCGACAGACTTGAATCCATCTGACGATGAAGCGTTTCGTTTGAGAGGGAGCAGCTATTTTAAGCTCGGACAGTACCCTAAAGCGATTAGCGATTACACCGAAGCGATCAGTCGCAATCCTCGCGGTAATCTTCAAACCTACTCGTTGCGGGCTGGGGCTTATGACAAAATTGGAAAGCCCGATCTGGCGGCAAGAGATCGCAAGAATGTTGCAGAGGACCAGAAACAGAAGCCGAAGGTTCCTTCATCGGTGCGGTGA